A DNA window from Malus domestica chromosome 12, GDT2T_hap1 contains the following coding sequences:
- the LOC103430578 gene encoding uncharacterized protein isoform X2 — MGAQKRGAPRVSEDPEELARVPLQAILLADSFTTKFRPITLERPKVLLPLVNVPMINYTLAWLESAGVEEVFVFCCAHSKQVIDYLESSEWFAQPNFTVTTIESHNSVSAGDALRLIYERNVIHGDFVLISGDTLSNMSLTQVLQEHKERRKKDSNAVMTIVIKRSKPSQITHQSRLGNDELFMATDPNTKQLLYYEDKEDHTKGSIYLDKLLIADNPSITLHNDKQDCYIDICSPEVLSLFTDNFDYQHLRHFVKGLLVDDIMGYKIFTHEIHSSYAARIDNFRSYDTVSKDIIQRWTYPLVPDVKFFGNSSIKLERQGMYRASDTGQSRSAQIGPFTVIGSGTKIGNNTKISNSVIGEGCSIGSNVSIEGSYIWDNATIEDGCKLRHAIVCDGVIMRSGAVLEPGVVLSFKVVIGQKFNVLSYSKVSLLQQPTKLDSDDELEYADNSSGIAEMSSITPVDKLNEETTNQRMEANCWPTSELGTGGAGYVWSICEGGHDEEWRHSVAPIPADKLLEAIHAADDDLEHVQDGSSLPPSGELKPDSNDSEGDDVVSIEDSADFEREVEATFLRAVHENIQVDHVILEVNSLRLSYNKVAADCAGALFYSMMKLALETPYGSPGELVQATVNIFTKWEKVLKSYLAEIDEEIEVILRFEEMCESLKEFSPVFDKILHQLYELEIIQEEAIMRWDAEKKNAEEADRVYVKQSADFIQWLREAEEEDEDEEDEEDEE, encoded by the exons ATGGGCGCACAGAAAAGAGGTGCACCCAGGGTTTCAGAGGACCCTGAGGAACTGGCACGTGTCCCCTTGCAGGCCATCCTCTTAGCTGATAGTTTCACCACCAAATTCCGACCCATCACTCTCGAGCGCCCCAAA GTGCTGTTGCCATTGGTAAATGTCCCGATGATCAATTACACGCTAGCATGGCTTGAGTCCGCTGGTGTCgaggaggtttttgttttttgttgtgcTCATTCTAAGCAAGTGATTGATTATTTGGAGAGTTCAGAGTGGTTTGCTCAACCAAACTTCACAGTCACAACGATTGAATCACATAATTCTGTTAGTGCTGGAGATGCTCTGCGCTTGATATATGAGCGCAATGTG ATACATGGAGATTTTGTTCTAATTAGTGGGGACACTCTGAGCAACATGTCGCTTACTCAGGTACTTCAAGAAcataaagagagaagaaaaaaagatagTAATGCTGTGATGACAATAGTTATAAAACGGTCAAAGCCTTCTCAGATCACTCATCAATCTCGACTGGGCAATGATGAGCTGTTTATGGCAACAGATCCTAATACAAAGCAACTTTTATATTATGAGGACAAGGAAGACCATACAAAAGGATCCATCTATCTTGACAAGTTGTTGATTGCTGATAACCCTTCAATTACTTTACATAATGACAAACAG GATTGCTATATTGATATATGCTCTCCTGAAGTCCTTAGCCTTTTCACAGACAATTTTGATTATCAACATCTACGTCATTTTGTGAAGGGATTGCTTGTTGATGAT ATTATGGGTTACAAAATATTCACACATGAAATTCACTCGAGTTATGCGGCTAGGATTGACAACTTCCGAAGCTATGATACAGTTAGTAAGGACATAATTCAGAGATGGACTTACCCATTGGTGCCAGATGTGAAGTTTTTTGGGAATTCTTCGATAAAACTGGAAAGACAGGGGATGTATCGAGCATCAG ACACAGGGCAATCGCGCTCTGCACAGATTGGGCCTTTTACAGTCATTGGGAGTGGCACCAAAATTGGGAACaacaccaaaatttcaaattctgtTATTGGGGAAGGGTGCTCTATTGGATCAAATGTGTCAATAGAAGGCTCCTATATATGGGATAATGCCACTATTGAAGATGGCTGCAAGCTGAGGCATGCTATTGTATGTGATGGAGTGATCATGAGGTCTGGAGCAGTTTTGGAACCTGGTGTAGTTTTGTCTTTCAAG GTTGTTATAGGACAAAAATTTAATGTCCTTTCATACTCAAAGGTATCTCTACTTCAGCAGCCAACTAAGCTAGATAGTGACGACGAGCTGGAGTATGCTGACAATAGCAGCGGGATTGCAGAAATGTCAT CTATCACACCTGTTGATAAACTAAATGAGGAAACAACGAACCAACGAATGGAGGCTAACTGTTGGCCCACATCTGAG CTTGGTACTGGTGGGGCTGGTTATGTTTGGTCAATTTGTGAAGGAGGCCACGATGAGGAGTGGAGGCATTCAGTTGCTCCCATTCCTGCTGACAAACTTTTGGAGGCAATACATGCTGCAGATGATGATTTGGAGCATGTTCAAGATGGCAGCTCCCTCCCACCTTCAGGAGAGTTAAAACCTGATTCTAATGATTCTGAAGGCGACGATGTAGTGTCTATAGAGGATTCTGCCGACTTTGAGAGAGAG GTTGAAGCAACCTTTTTAAGAGCTGTGCATGAAAACATACAAGTAGACCACGTCATATTAGAAGTGAATTCACTGAG GTTGTCATACAACAAGGTAGCTGCAGACTGTGCTGgagctttattttattcaatgaTGAAATTGGCATTAGAAACTCCATATGGTTCACCAG GTGAATTGGTTCAAGCTACTGTTAACATATTTACAAAATGGGAAAAAGTGCTGAAGTCTTACCTAGCAGAAATAGACGAGGAG ATTGAAGTGATACTTAGATTTGAAGAAATGTGTGAGTCCCTTAAGGAATTCTCTCCTGTGTTTGACAAG ATTTTGCATCAACTGTACGAACTAGAAATTATACAAGAAGAAGCCATTATGAGGTGGGACGCCGAAAAGAAAAATGCTGAGGAAGCAGATAGAGTTTATGTCAAGCAATCAGCAGACTTTATTCAA TGGTTGAGAGAAgccgaagaagaagatgaagatgaagaagatgaagaagatgaagaatag
- the LOC103430578 gene encoding uncharacterized protein isoform X1, whose translation MGAQKRGAPRVSEDPEELARVPLQAILLADSFTTKFRPITLERPKVLLPLVNVPMINYTLAWLESAGVEEVFVFCCAHSKQVIDYLESSEWFAQPNFTVTTIESHNSVSAGDALRLIYERNVIHGDFVLISGDTLSNMSLTQVLQEHKERRKKDSNAVMTIVIKRSKPSQITHQSRLGNDELFMATDPNTKQLLYYEDKEDHTKGSIYLDKLLIADNPSITLHNDKQDCYIDICSPEVLSLFTDNFDYQHLRHFVKGLLVDDIMGYKIFTHEIHSSYAARIDNFRSYDTVSKDIIQRWTYPLVPDVKFFGNSSIKLERQGMYRASDTGQSRSAQIGPFTVIGSGTKIGNNTKISNSVIGEGCSIGSNVSIEGSYIWDNATIEDGCKLRHAIVCDGVIMRSGAVLEPGVVLSFKVVIGQKFNVLSYSKVSLLQQPTKLDSDDELEYADNSSGIAEMSSITPVDKLNEETTNQRMEANCWPTSELGTGGAGYVWSICEGGHDEEWRHSVAPIPADKLLEAIHAADDDLEHVQDGSSLPPSGELKPDSNDSEGDDVVSIEDSADFEREVEATFLRAVHENIQVDHVILEVNSLRLSYNKVAADCAGALFYSMMKLALETPYGSPVHRNNSLRCQRKGELVQATVNIFTKWEKVLKSYLAEIDEEIEVILRFEEMCESLKEFSPVFDKILHQLYELEIIQEEAIMRWDAEKKNAEEADRVYVKQSADFIQWLREAEEEDEDEEDEEDEE comes from the exons ATGGGCGCACAGAAAAGAGGTGCACCCAGGGTTTCAGAGGACCCTGAGGAACTGGCACGTGTCCCCTTGCAGGCCATCCTCTTAGCTGATAGTTTCACCACCAAATTCCGACCCATCACTCTCGAGCGCCCCAAA GTGCTGTTGCCATTGGTAAATGTCCCGATGATCAATTACACGCTAGCATGGCTTGAGTCCGCTGGTGTCgaggaggtttttgttttttgttgtgcTCATTCTAAGCAAGTGATTGATTATTTGGAGAGTTCAGAGTGGTTTGCTCAACCAAACTTCACAGTCACAACGATTGAATCACATAATTCTGTTAGTGCTGGAGATGCTCTGCGCTTGATATATGAGCGCAATGTG ATACATGGAGATTTTGTTCTAATTAGTGGGGACACTCTGAGCAACATGTCGCTTACTCAGGTACTTCAAGAAcataaagagagaagaaaaaaagatagTAATGCTGTGATGACAATAGTTATAAAACGGTCAAAGCCTTCTCAGATCACTCATCAATCTCGACTGGGCAATGATGAGCTGTTTATGGCAACAGATCCTAATACAAAGCAACTTTTATATTATGAGGACAAGGAAGACCATACAAAAGGATCCATCTATCTTGACAAGTTGTTGATTGCTGATAACCCTTCAATTACTTTACATAATGACAAACAG GATTGCTATATTGATATATGCTCTCCTGAAGTCCTTAGCCTTTTCACAGACAATTTTGATTATCAACATCTACGTCATTTTGTGAAGGGATTGCTTGTTGATGAT ATTATGGGTTACAAAATATTCACACATGAAATTCACTCGAGTTATGCGGCTAGGATTGACAACTTCCGAAGCTATGATACAGTTAGTAAGGACATAATTCAGAGATGGACTTACCCATTGGTGCCAGATGTGAAGTTTTTTGGGAATTCTTCGATAAAACTGGAAAGACAGGGGATGTATCGAGCATCAG ACACAGGGCAATCGCGCTCTGCACAGATTGGGCCTTTTACAGTCATTGGGAGTGGCACCAAAATTGGGAACaacaccaaaatttcaaattctgtTATTGGGGAAGGGTGCTCTATTGGATCAAATGTGTCAATAGAAGGCTCCTATATATGGGATAATGCCACTATTGAAGATGGCTGCAAGCTGAGGCATGCTATTGTATGTGATGGAGTGATCATGAGGTCTGGAGCAGTTTTGGAACCTGGTGTAGTTTTGTCTTTCAAG GTTGTTATAGGACAAAAATTTAATGTCCTTTCATACTCAAAGGTATCTCTACTTCAGCAGCCAACTAAGCTAGATAGTGACGACGAGCTGGAGTATGCTGACAATAGCAGCGGGATTGCAGAAATGTCAT CTATCACACCTGTTGATAAACTAAATGAGGAAACAACGAACCAACGAATGGAGGCTAACTGTTGGCCCACATCTGAG CTTGGTACTGGTGGGGCTGGTTATGTTTGGTCAATTTGTGAAGGAGGCCACGATGAGGAGTGGAGGCATTCAGTTGCTCCCATTCCTGCTGACAAACTTTTGGAGGCAATACATGCTGCAGATGATGATTTGGAGCATGTTCAAGATGGCAGCTCCCTCCCACCTTCAGGAGAGTTAAAACCTGATTCTAATGATTCTGAAGGCGACGATGTAGTGTCTATAGAGGATTCTGCCGACTTTGAGAGAGAG GTTGAAGCAACCTTTTTAAGAGCTGTGCATGAAAACATACAAGTAGACCACGTCATATTAGAAGTGAATTCACTGAG GTTGTCATACAACAAGGTAGCTGCAGACTGTGCTGgagctttattttattcaatgaTGAAATTGGCATTAGAAACTCCATATGGTTCACCAG TACACAGGAATAATTCATTGAGGTGCCAAAGAAAAG GTGAATTGGTTCAAGCTACTGTTAACATATTTACAAAATGGGAAAAAGTGCTGAAGTCTTACCTAGCAGAAATAGACGAGGAG ATTGAAGTGATACTTAGATTTGAAGAAATGTGTGAGTCCCTTAAGGAATTCTCTCCTGTGTTTGACAAG ATTTTGCATCAACTGTACGAACTAGAAATTATACAAGAAGAAGCCATTATGAGGTGGGACGCCGAAAAGAAAAATGCTGAGGAAGCAGATAGAGTTTATGTCAAGCAATCAGCAGACTTTATTCAA TGGTTGAGAGAAgccgaagaagaagatgaagatgaagaagatgaagaagatgaagaatag
- the LOC103430578 gene encoding uncharacterized protein isoform X3, with product MGAQKRGAPRVSEDPEELARVPLQAILLADSFTTKFRPITLERPKVLLPLVNVPMINYTLAWLESAGVEEVFVFCCAHSKQVIDYLESSEWFAQPNFTVTTIESHNSVSAGDALRLIYERNVIHGDFVLISGDTLSNMSLTQVLQEHKERRKKDSNAVMTIVIKRSKPSQITHQSRLGNDELFMATDPNTKQLLYYEDKEDHTKGSIYLDKLLIADNPSITLHNDKQIMGYKIFTHEIHSSYAARIDNFRSYDTVSKDIIQRWTYPLVPDVKFFGNSSIKLERQGMYRASDTGQSRSAQIGPFTVIGSGTKIGNNTKISNSVIGEGCSIGSNVSIEGSYIWDNATIEDGCKLRHAIVCDGVIMRSGAVLEPGVVLSFKVVIGQKFNVLSYSKVSLLQQPTKLDSDDELEYADNSSGIAEMSSITPVDKLNEETTNQRMEANCWPTSELGTGGAGYVWSICEGGHDEEWRHSVAPIPADKLLEAIHAADDDLEHVQDGSSLPPSGELKPDSNDSEGDDVVSIEDSADFEREVEATFLRAVHENIQVDHVILEVNSLRLSYNKVAADCAGALFYSMMKLALETPYGSPVHRNNSLRCQRKGELVQATVNIFTKWEKVLKSYLAEIDEEIEVILRFEEMCESLKEFSPVFDKILHQLYELEIIQEEAIMRWDAEKKNAEEADRVYVKQSADFIQWLREAEEEDEDEEDEEDEE from the exons ATGGGCGCACAGAAAAGAGGTGCACCCAGGGTTTCAGAGGACCCTGAGGAACTGGCACGTGTCCCCTTGCAGGCCATCCTCTTAGCTGATAGTTTCACCACCAAATTCCGACCCATCACTCTCGAGCGCCCCAAA GTGCTGTTGCCATTGGTAAATGTCCCGATGATCAATTACACGCTAGCATGGCTTGAGTCCGCTGGTGTCgaggaggtttttgttttttgttgtgcTCATTCTAAGCAAGTGATTGATTATTTGGAGAGTTCAGAGTGGTTTGCTCAACCAAACTTCACAGTCACAACGATTGAATCACATAATTCTGTTAGTGCTGGAGATGCTCTGCGCTTGATATATGAGCGCAATGTG ATACATGGAGATTTTGTTCTAATTAGTGGGGACACTCTGAGCAACATGTCGCTTACTCAGGTACTTCAAGAAcataaagagagaagaaaaaaagatagTAATGCTGTGATGACAATAGTTATAAAACGGTCAAAGCCTTCTCAGATCACTCATCAATCTCGACTGGGCAATGATGAGCTGTTTATGGCAACAGATCCTAATACAAAGCAACTTTTATATTATGAGGACAAGGAAGACCATACAAAAGGATCCATCTATCTTGACAAGTTGTTGATTGCTGATAACCCTTCAATTACTTTACATAATGACAAACAG ATTATGGGTTACAAAATATTCACACATGAAATTCACTCGAGTTATGCGGCTAGGATTGACAACTTCCGAAGCTATGATACAGTTAGTAAGGACATAATTCAGAGATGGACTTACCCATTGGTGCCAGATGTGAAGTTTTTTGGGAATTCTTCGATAAAACTGGAAAGACAGGGGATGTATCGAGCATCAG ACACAGGGCAATCGCGCTCTGCACAGATTGGGCCTTTTACAGTCATTGGGAGTGGCACCAAAATTGGGAACaacaccaaaatttcaaattctgtTATTGGGGAAGGGTGCTCTATTGGATCAAATGTGTCAATAGAAGGCTCCTATATATGGGATAATGCCACTATTGAAGATGGCTGCAAGCTGAGGCATGCTATTGTATGTGATGGAGTGATCATGAGGTCTGGAGCAGTTTTGGAACCTGGTGTAGTTTTGTCTTTCAAG GTTGTTATAGGACAAAAATTTAATGTCCTTTCATACTCAAAGGTATCTCTACTTCAGCAGCCAACTAAGCTAGATAGTGACGACGAGCTGGAGTATGCTGACAATAGCAGCGGGATTGCAGAAATGTCAT CTATCACACCTGTTGATAAACTAAATGAGGAAACAACGAACCAACGAATGGAGGCTAACTGTTGGCCCACATCTGAG CTTGGTACTGGTGGGGCTGGTTATGTTTGGTCAATTTGTGAAGGAGGCCACGATGAGGAGTGGAGGCATTCAGTTGCTCCCATTCCTGCTGACAAACTTTTGGAGGCAATACATGCTGCAGATGATGATTTGGAGCATGTTCAAGATGGCAGCTCCCTCCCACCTTCAGGAGAGTTAAAACCTGATTCTAATGATTCTGAAGGCGACGATGTAGTGTCTATAGAGGATTCTGCCGACTTTGAGAGAGAG GTTGAAGCAACCTTTTTAAGAGCTGTGCATGAAAACATACAAGTAGACCACGTCATATTAGAAGTGAATTCACTGAG GTTGTCATACAACAAGGTAGCTGCAGACTGTGCTGgagctttattttattcaatgaTGAAATTGGCATTAGAAACTCCATATGGTTCACCAG TACACAGGAATAATTCATTGAGGTGCCAAAGAAAAG GTGAATTGGTTCAAGCTACTGTTAACATATTTACAAAATGGGAAAAAGTGCTGAAGTCTTACCTAGCAGAAATAGACGAGGAG ATTGAAGTGATACTTAGATTTGAAGAAATGTGTGAGTCCCTTAAGGAATTCTCTCCTGTGTTTGACAAG ATTTTGCATCAACTGTACGAACTAGAAATTATACAAGAAGAAGCCATTATGAGGTGGGACGCCGAAAAGAAAAATGCTGAGGAAGCAGATAGAGTTTATGTCAAGCAATCAGCAGACTTTATTCAA TGGTTGAGAGAAgccgaagaagaagatgaagatgaagaagatgaagaagatgaagaatag
- the LOC103430578 gene encoding uncharacterized protein isoform X4 → MGAQKRGAPRVSEDPEELARVPLQAILLADSFTTKFRPITLERPKVLLPLVNVPMINYTLAWLESAGVEEVFVFCCAHSKQVIDYLESSEWFAQPNFTVTTIESHNSVSAGDALRLIYERNVIHGDFVLISGDTLSNMSLTQVLQEHKERRKKDSNAVMTIVIKRSKPSQITHQSRLGNDELFMATDPNTKQLLYYEDKEDHTKGSIYLDKLLIADNPSITLHNDKQIMGYKIFTHEIHSSYAARIDNFRSYDTVSKDIIQRWTYPLVPDVKFFGNSSIKLERQGMYRASDTGQSRSAQIGPFTVIGSGTKIGNNTKISNSVIGEGCSIGSNVSIEGSYIWDNATIEDGCKLRHAIVCDGVIMRSGAVLEPGVVLSFKVVIGQKFNVLSYSKVSLLQQPTKLDSDDELEYADNSSGIAEMSSITPVDKLNEETTNQRMEANCWPTSELGTGGAGYVWSICEGGHDEEWRHSVAPIPADKLLEAIHAADDDLEHVQDGSSLPPSGELKPDSNDSEGDDVVSIEDSADFEREVEATFLRAVHENIQVDHVILEVNSLRLSYNKVAADCAGALFYSMMKLALETPYGSPGELVQATVNIFTKWEKVLKSYLAEIDEEIEVILRFEEMCESLKEFSPVFDKILHQLYELEIIQEEAIMRWDAEKKNAEEADRVYVKQSADFIQWLREAEEEDEDEEDEEDEE, encoded by the exons ATGGGCGCACAGAAAAGAGGTGCACCCAGGGTTTCAGAGGACCCTGAGGAACTGGCACGTGTCCCCTTGCAGGCCATCCTCTTAGCTGATAGTTTCACCACCAAATTCCGACCCATCACTCTCGAGCGCCCCAAA GTGCTGTTGCCATTGGTAAATGTCCCGATGATCAATTACACGCTAGCATGGCTTGAGTCCGCTGGTGTCgaggaggtttttgttttttgttgtgcTCATTCTAAGCAAGTGATTGATTATTTGGAGAGTTCAGAGTGGTTTGCTCAACCAAACTTCACAGTCACAACGATTGAATCACATAATTCTGTTAGTGCTGGAGATGCTCTGCGCTTGATATATGAGCGCAATGTG ATACATGGAGATTTTGTTCTAATTAGTGGGGACACTCTGAGCAACATGTCGCTTACTCAGGTACTTCAAGAAcataaagagagaagaaaaaaagatagTAATGCTGTGATGACAATAGTTATAAAACGGTCAAAGCCTTCTCAGATCACTCATCAATCTCGACTGGGCAATGATGAGCTGTTTATGGCAACAGATCCTAATACAAAGCAACTTTTATATTATGAGGACAAGGAAGACCATACAAAAGGATCCATCTATCTTGACAAGTTGTTGATTGCTGATAACCCTTCAATTACTTTACATAATGACAAACAG ATTATGGGTTACAAAATATTCACACATGAAATTCACTCGAGTTATGCGGCTAGGATTGACAACTTCCGAAGCTATGATACAGTTAGTAAGGACATAATTCAGAGATGGACTTACCCATTGGTGCCAGATGTGAAGTTTTTTGGGAATTCTTCGATAAAACTGGAAAGACAGGGGATGTATCGAGCATCAG ACACAGGGCAATCGCGCTCTGCACAGATTGGGCCTTTTACAGTCATTGGGAGTGGCACCAAAATTGGGAACaacaccaaaatttcaaattctgtTATTGGGGAAGGGTGCTCTATTGGATCAAATGTGTCAATAGAAGGCTCCTATATATGGGATAATGCCACTATTGAAGATGGCTGCAAGCTGAGGCATGCTATTGTATGTGATGGAGTGATCATGAGGTCTGGAGCAGTTTTGGAACCTGGTGTAGTTTTGTCTTTCAAG GTTGTTATAGGACAAAAATTTAATGTCCTTTCATACTCAAAGGTATCTCTACTTCAGCAGCCAACTAAGCTAGATAGTGACGACGAGCTGGAGTATGCTGACAATAGCAGCGGGATTGCAGAAATGTCAT CTATCACACCTGTTGATAAACTAAATGAGGAAACAACGAACCAACGAATGGAGGCTAACTGTTGGCCCACATCTGAG CTTGGTACTGGTGGGGCTGGTTATGTTTGGTCAATTTGTGAAGGAGGCCACGATGAGGAGTGGAGGCATTCAGTTGCTCCCATTCCTGCTGACAAACTTTTGGAGGCAATACATGCTGCAGATGATGATTTGGAGCATGTTCAAGATGGCAGCTCCCTCCCACCTTCAGGAGAGTTAAAACCTGATTCTAATGATTCTGAAGGCGACGATGTAGTGTCTATAGAGGATTCTGCCGACTTTGAGAGAGAG GTTGAAGCAACCTTTTTAAGAGCTGTGCATGAAAACATACAAGTAGACCACGTCATATTAGAAGTGAATTCACTGAG GTTGTCATACAACAAGGTAGCTGCAGACTGTGCTGgagctttattttattcaatgaTGAAATTGGCATTAGAAACTCCATATGGTTCACCAG GTGAATTGGTTCAAGCTACTGTTAACATATTTACAAAATGGGAAAAAGTGCTGAAGTCTTACCTAGCAGAAATAGACGAGGAG ATTGAAGTGATACTTAGATTTGAAGAAATGTGTGAGTCCCTTAAGGAATTCTCTCCTGTGTTTGACAAG ATTTTGCATCAACTGTACGAACTAGAAATTATACAAGAAGAAGCCATTATGAGGTGGGACGCCGAAAAGAAAAATGCTGAGGAAGCAGATAGAGTTTATGTCAAGCAATCAGCAGACTTTATTCAA TGGTTGAGAGAAgccgaagaagaagatgaagatgaagaagatgaagaagatgaagaatag
- the LOC103450986 gene encoding pre-mRNA polyadenylation factor fip-1-like has translation MPPGGGPGGGGPGGDCLGFLCGGLSNFISSCAYFLCCCCLLEGCCGPMFGGGPGGGGGPGGGGGPGGGGGWGGGGPGGGPGGGGGWGGGGRGGGGGGGPGGGGGGGPGGGGGGRW, from the exons ATGCCACCAGGAGGAGGGCCGGGAGGAGGAGGACCGGGAGGAGATTGCTTAGGTTTCCTATGTGGCGGTCTAAGCAACTTTATATCATCTTG TGCTTATTTCCTGTGCTGCTGCTGCCTGCTTGAGGGCTGCTGTGGGCCAATGTTCGGCGGAGGACCTGGTGGCGGTGGTGGACCTGGTGGCGGTGGTGGACCTGGTGGCGGCGGTGGATGGGGCGGCGGTGGACCTGGGGGCGGACCTGGTGGCGGTGGGGGATGGGGCGGCGGTGGACGTGgcggcggtggtggtggtggaccTGGCGGCGGCGGTGGTGGTGGGCCTGGAGGCGGCGGCGGTGGTCGTTGGTGA
- the LOC103451365 gene encoding GCN5-related N-acetyltransferase 3, chloroplastic-like, with amino-acid sequence MEVSAVVATAVTAMSVKSMELKWVSSRGKTQMEKTIKTPSKSKSPFPLQAMVPIFISTNPSHVHPSDLRDLFTTYNLSPHRFPNYADDGGVEAVNLHKLCIALSQSSVLVSVFCKPSDLIGDSSSLSSFIETQQQKRRKKKKTIGFGELLQNVVVAPG; translated from the coding sequence ATGGAGGTCAGTGCAGTGGTGGCTACGGCGGTTACCGCCATGTCCGTCAAGAGCATGGAGTTGAAATGGGTGAGCAGTAGAGGCAAAACCCAGATGGAAAAAACCATAAAAACGCCATCAAAGTCCAAATCGCCATTTCCCCTGCAAGCCATGGTCCCAATTTTCATATCCACAAACCCATCTCACGTACACCCATCCGACCTTCGAGACCTCTTCACCACCTACAACCTCTCACCTCACCGGTTCCCCAATTACGCTGACGATGGCGGCGTTGAAGCCGTTAACTTGCACAAGTTGTGCATTGCTCTCTCCCAAAGCTCAGTCCTAGTCTCGGTCTTCTGCAAGCCAAgtgatttaattggtgattCATCATCGTTATCGTCTTTCATCGAAACACAGCAgcaaaagagaaggaagaagaagaagacaattGGTTTTGGGGAGTTGCTTCAGAATGTCGTCGTTGCGCCAGGATGA